The genomic DNA TTGCTGGACAAGGAATTGTTTACAACGAACCTTCAATCGTTGCATATCGTATTAAAGAAAACAGAATTGTAGCTGTTGGAGAAGAAGCTTACAAAATGATCGGTAAAGGAAACAAAACAATTAGAGTTGTTAGACCGATGGTTGATGGAGTTATTACAGATATTAGAGCAACAGAAGCTCAATTACGTTATATTTTTACAAAATTAAGAATTACAAAACAATTAAGACATTCAATTATGTTATTGGCATGTCCATCAGTTATTACTGAATTAGAAAAAACTGCTCTTAAAAAAATTGCAGTTAACTTAGGTGCAGACCAAGTTTTCGTTGAAGAAGAAGTTAAAATGGCCGCTTTAGGTGGAGGGGTAAACATTTATGCTCCAACAGGAAACCTAATCGTTGATATGGGTGGAGGAACTACTGATATTGCTGTATTAGCATCAGGAGATATCGTTCTTTCAAAATCAATTAAAGTTGCAGGAAACTACTTAAATGATGAATGTCAAAAATTCATTAGATCACAATATGGATTAGAAGTAGGATCAAAAACTGCTGAATCAATTAAAGTTAACGTTGGTTCATTATCAAAATACCCAGATGAAAGACGTATGAAAGTTTATGGACGTGACGTTGTTTCAGGATTACCAAGAGAAATTGAAATTACTCCAGAAGAAGTACGTGAGGTATTAAAAGTACCTGTTTCAAGAATTATTGACTTAACAGTTCAAGTGTTAGAAGATACTCCACCTGAATTAGCAGGAGATATCTTTAGAAATGGTATTACTATTTGTGGCGGTGGTGCTTTAATTAGAGGTATTGATAAATATTTCGCAGATACACTACAATTACCAACAAAAATTGGTGAACAACCATTGTTAGCCGTTATTAACGGAACTAAAAAATTCGAATCAGAAATTTGAGAAATCATTAAAGCTCAAAGAGCACATGAAGATATCATGAATAGATAATTATCTCTTTTATAGTTATATTTAAAAAACATAAAAGGAGGTTTTATTGATGTATATAGAGTCAAAAAGACCATTTATAAGTCTGGATTTAGGAACAAGTAATATTCTTGCTTATGTTTCTGGTCAAGGAGTTGTTTACAACCAACCTAGTATTATGGCTTATGATATTAATCAAAACAAGCTTATAGCAATAGGTCAAGACGCTTATGAAATGATAGGTAAAACAAATGACAACATTAGAATGGTAACTCCATTAGTTGATGGAGTTATAGCTGATTTAGATGCTGCAAAAGATCTTTTAGAACACATCTTTGAAAGATTAAAAATGATGAATTTTTGAAAAGACTCAGTTGTTGTTCTTGCTTGTCCTAGTGGAGTTACAGAATTAGAGCGTGATGCTTTAAAACTGATTGCTAAGGATATGGGTGCAGATCTTGTTGTTGTTGAAGAAGAAGTTAAAATGTCAGCTTTAGGAGCTGGTGTTAATATCGAACTTCCTTTAGGTCACTTAATTATTGACATTGGTGGAGGAACAACAGATATTGCTATAATATCAGCTGGAGATATTGTTTTATCAAAATCTATTAAAGTTGCGGGTAACTACTTCAATGAAGAAATATTAAAATATGTAAGGGCGGAGTATAATATTTCAGTTGGAATTAAAACTGCTGAAAATATCAAAAAAAATGTTGGTTCATTAGTAAAATATCCAAATGAACGCTCTATGCAGATTTATGGTAGAGATATTGTTTCGGGATTACCAAAAGAAGCTACAGTTAACTCTGAAGAAATCAGAAATATTCTTTTAGGGTGTTTTGGTAGAATCACAGACTTAGTTATCGAAGTAATGGAACAAACTCCACCTGAATTATCTGGTGATATTTTAAAACAAGGTATTATTTTATGTGGTGGTGGAGCATTAGTTAGAAATGCTGATAAGTATTTCCACGATATTTTTCAATTACCAACAAAGATTGCAGCAGATCCTTTAAATTGTGTTATTGAAGGAACTAAAGCTTATGAAAAAATAATACTAAAAAGAATTGAAGAGGGATTCTACAAAGGAACCCAAGAAACTTACCTTCAAACATTAAAAAAATAACCCCGGTGGGTTATTTTTTTATTTATTATCTTTTCTATCTTTAGCTTTTTTTGTTTTTGCTTGATTTATTTTTTTCAGTGATTTTTTTTCTTTATTTGTTTTTCTTACTTCAGCGTCGCGTTTGAAATTATCTATAAAGTTCATTTTAAATAATCCATCATTTAATTGATTTGGTAATAAGATGTTTAATAACACACCTACTATTGTAGCTATAAATAGTCCTGTAAACTTAAATCCAGAATTTCCTCATGAAATTTCAGTTCCAGTCACCCCTAACCCTACTCCTATTGCTAAAGTTATAGCTATTACAAAGATATTTTTAGCATTTCCAAAGTTTACTTTTCCTTCAACAAGAATTTTGATTCCATTTGAAGCAATCATACCAAATAAAACAACACCAATTCCTCCCATCACAGGTTTTGGTATCATGCTAATTAATTGATTAAATGGTGCTATAAAACTCAGAACTATTGCAAATATTGCTGCAAGTCCTATTGCTCAAACACTTGCTATTCTTGTCATGTTAACAACACTTGTGTTTTCAGCATAAGTTGCATTTGCTGGTCCTCCAACTGCACCTGCAAACATTATTGAAACTCCATCTGCAATTAATGTTCTATGAATACCTGGATTTGAAACAAAATCACGATTTGTTATTGATCCAATGTTTATGTGCTCACCTAAGTGTTCAGTCATAGTAATAATTGCAATTGGTACAATAGCAACTAATGCTGGTCCAATTTGATTTCCTTTTACATTTCAAATTGCTTTAAAACTTGGATATCATTGTCAATCTTTAACATTTGTAATTAAAGATGTGTCTAACAGACTTACTCCTTCTCCTTTTGCTGCATAATGTATAATTATTGCTAAAATATATCCTACAATTAAAGCAAGCAAAATTGGAATTGCTTTGAAAAATGTTTTCGCTTTCAAAACACAAATCGCAGCTACCACAATTGTTATGAATCCAAGTAGAATTGCTAATCATTGTGGATAAGATGTGTTGCTTGCTTCATCTCTTATTCATCCTTCGCTTGCATTATTTCATAATCCTATGTTTTGAAGTGCACTTGATATTGCACTCATCCCTATAATTATAATAATAGGCCCAGTAACTACAGGTGAAAATGCTTTTTTCACTCATGAAGAACCTGTTCAATAAATAATGAATCCCATAAGAACATATACAACTCCAACTACAAACACTCCTATAAATACAGCATTCCCTCAATCTTTAAATCCAAGACCAATTGTTGTCATATATGCAAAACTACTCCCTAAATATAAAGGCACTTTAGCAGATGTAAATGCAATATAAATTAAAGTTCCTACTCCTGAACAAAATAATGCCATTGAAATATTCATGACGTTTCCCCCGCCATTATTTGTTGAAATAGAATTCATAATCATTGGCACTAAAACTGTAGCCCCAAACATTGCAAATACGTGTTGGACTGATAATAAAATTCACTTACCTACATTTTTAGGT from Spiroplasma tabanidicola includes the following:
- a CDS encoding uracil-xanthine permease family protein gives rise to the protein MEQLNNNDKQELTKVELILEPHQRPKNVGKWILLSVQHVFAMFGATVLVPMIMNSISTNNGGGNVMNISMALFCSGVGTLIYIAFTSAKVPLYLGSSFAYMTTIGLGFKDWGNAVFIGVFVVGVVYVLMGFIIYWTGSSWVKKAFSPVVTGPIIIIIGMSAISSALQNIGLWNNASEGWIRDEASNTSYPQWLAILLGFITIVVAAICVLKAKTFFKAIPILLALIVGYILAIIIHYAAKGEGVSLLDTSLITNVKDWQWYPSFKAIWNVKGNQIGPALVAIVPIAIITMTEHLGEHINIGSITNRDFVSNPGIHRTLIADGVSIMFAGAVGGPANATYAENTSVVNMTRIASVWAIGLAAIFAIVLSFIAPFNQLISMIPKPVMGGIGVVLFGMIASNGIKILVEGKVNFGNAKNIFVIAITLAIGVGLGVTGTEISWGNSGFKFTGLFIATIVGVLLNILLPNQLNDGLFKMNFIDNFKRDAEVRKTNKEKKSLKKINQAKTKKAKDRKDNK
- a CDS encoding rod shape-determining protein; this translates as MYIESKRPFISLDLGTSNILAYVSGQGVVYNQPSIMAYDINQNKLIAIGQDAYEMIGKTNDNIRMVTPLVDGVIADLDAAKDLLEHIFERLKMMNFWKDSVVVLACPSGVTELERDALKLIAKDMGADLVVVEEEVKMSALGAGVNIELPLGHLIIDIGGGTTDIAIISAGDIVLSKSIKVAGNYFNEEILKYVRAEYNISVGIKTAENIKKNVGSLVKYPNERSMQIYGRDIVSGLPKEATVNSEEIRNILLGCFGRITDLVIEVMEQTPPELSGDILKQGIILCGGGALVRNADKYFHDIFQLPTKIAADPLNCVIEGTKAYEKIILKRIEEGFYKGTQETYLQTLKK
- a CDS encoding rod shape-determining protein, with the translated sequence MASKKPAFVSMDLGTANTLVYIAGQGIVYNEPSIVAYRIKENRIVAVGEEAYKMIGKGNKTIRVVRPMVDGVITDIRATEAQLRYIFTKLRITKQLRHSIMLLACPSVITELEKTALKKIAVNLGADQVFVEEEVKMAALGGGVNIYAPTGNLIVDMGGGTTDIAVLASGDIVLSKSIKVAGNYLNDECQKFIRSQYGLEVGSKTAESIKVNVGSLSKYPDERRMKVYGRDVVSGLPREIEITPEEVREVLKVPVSRIIDLTVQVLEDTPPELAGDIFRNGITICGGGALIRGIDKYFADTLQLPTKIGEQPLLAVINGTKKFESEIWEIIKAQRAHEDIMNR